GCCGACCTTCAGGCCGACCTGGTAGTGCTCGATCCGTCCGTCCACCAGATGCCCGCGCACCTGGGTGACCTCGAACCAGTCGAGGCCGCGGAGCGTCTGCGAGGCGCGTTCGATGCCGTTGCGGATGGCCTGGTCGACGCCCTCGGTGGACGTGCCGACGATCTCGGTGACGCGGTAGGTGTGGTTCGACATGGGAGCCGGACTCCTCTCGATGCCCTCGGTGGGTTCCCTCCACCGTGCCCCAGGGCGGGGCACCGCGCGACACGACGCGGGCGGTCCCGCCCCCTTCGCCCGTACCCGTGGGTAACCGTTCCGATCGCCCCGTCCGCTCCGGGAACGGGATGGTCAAGGACTTGACCACTCGGTTGGTCCAGACCAGAATCCAGGCCACATACCCGCGCGAACACCCCGTTCGGTCCCCCCACACGTCGGGTCAGCCCCATGCCGCACCGCCGTGTGCTGAACCGAAGGTGACCTCAGTGAAGAACCGCTTGCTCGCCTGTCCGCTGGCTGCCGCCACCGCGCTCGCCCTCGCGGGCTGCGGGCTGTTGCCCGGGACCGGGGGCCAGACCCGCACGGTCGACATCTGGCTCATGCGGGACAGCGTCAGCGACGACTTCCTGAACCGCTTCACCGAGGCGTACGAGGACGAGCACGGCGACGTCGAGCTCAACGTCACCATCCAGGACTGGACCGGCATCGGCAAGAAGGTCATCGAGGCCATCAAGGGCGGCGGCGGCCCGGACCTCATCGAGGTCGGCAACACCCAGGTCGCCCAGTACGCCGACACCGACCGGCTCTTCGACCTCACCCTGGAGTCCGTCCGGGACCTCGGCGGCGAGGACTGGCTCCCCGGACTCGCCGAGCCCGGCAGCGTCGGCGGCTCGCAGTACGGCATCCCCTGGTACGCCGCCAACCGCATCGTGATCTACAACAAGGACCTCTTCGCCGCGGCCGGCGTCGACGGCCCGCCCGCCACCCGCGCGGAGTGGCTCGACGTCACCGAGAAGCTCAACCGCCAGGGCTCCCAGGGCATCTACCTGGCGGGCCAGGACTGGTACACCCTCGCCGGCTTCATCTGGGACGAGGGCGGGGAGCTCGCCGTCGACGACGGCGGCGTGTGGACCGGCACCCTCGACAGCCCCGCGGCCCTGCGCGGCATGGACTTCTACAAGGAACTCCAGTCCCTCGGCTCCGGACCGAAGGACGCGGACGAGCAGAACCCGCCCCAGGCCGAGGTCTTCGCCCGCGGCGACGTCGCCCAGATCGTCGCCGTGCCCAGCGCCGTCGCCGCCATCCTCAAGGCCAACCCCGCCCTGGAGGGCAAGCTGGGTTACTTCCCCATCCCCGGCAAGAAGGCCGGCACCCCCTGCGCGGTCTTCACCGGCGGTTCCGACCTGATCATCCCGGAGAACGCCCCCGATCGCGCCGCCGCCCTCGACGTCGTCAAGGCGCTGGCCGGCGAGAAGTGGCAGACGGAACTCGCCCGGGCCATGGGCTACGTGCCCAACAAGAAGAGCCTCGCCTCGGTCGTCTCCGGCCAGGAGGCGACCGCGGCCATGGCCGCCGGCGCCGCCAACGGCCGCGCCACGCCCAACTCCCCCCAGTGGGCCAGCGTCGAGGGCGACAACCCCATCAAGCCCTTCATGACCGCCGTCCTGGAGGGCGAGAACGCCGAGAAGGCCGCCCGCGCCGCCTCCGAGGCCATCACCGACACCCTGGCCGAGTGATCCGGCCCGCGGCGCCCCCGGGCGGGCGCCGCGGAGCATTCAGCCGTCCCACACCCGCGATCCCCCGGACGGTCATGTCGAATCCAGCCGGCGGCGGAAGAAACGAGGTGCCGGCCCGCACCGCTCGCGGACCGGCGCCGACCCCTCACCTTCCGTACGCCGGAGGAGACCGTCATGCCCGCACTCTCGCCCGCGCTCGCCGACTCCGCCGCACCGGCCGTCCCCGTGCCGGCCGGCATCGACCCCGTCGCCGTCCCCGCGCGGTCCGGCCCGGCCGGCGGCGCCCCGTCCGGCCCCCGCTACCTCGTGGGTCTCGCCCGCGACCAGGAGGACGTCCGGGCCGCCCAGCGCCTCCGTCACCTGGTCTTCGCCGGCGAGATGGGCGCCCGCCTGGACGGACCCAAACCGGGCCTCGACACCGACGCCTTCGACGCCTACTGCGACCACCTCCTGGTCCGCGAGGAGTCCACCGGCGAGATCGTCGGCACCTACCGGATCCTGCCGCCCGAGCGGGCCGCCGTCGCCGGCCGCCTCTACGCGGAGACCGAGTTCGACCTCACCCGGCTCGCCCCCGTCCGCCACGACCTCGTCGAGGTCGGCCGCTCCTGCGTCCACCCCGCCCACCGCAACGGCGCCGTCATCGCCCTCATCTGGGCCGGTCTCGCCCGCTACATGACCCGCACCGGCCACGAGTGGCTGGCCGGCTGCTGCTCGATCCCGCTCGCCGACGGCGGCACCCTCGCCGCCGCCACCTGGGACACCGTCAGGGCGAAGCACCTCGCCCCCGAGGAGTACTGGGTCACCCCGCACCGGCTGTGGAACTCCGACGGCGTCCGCCGCCCCGAGGGCCGCACCGAACTGCCCGCCCTGCTCCGCGGCTACCTCCGGCTCGGCGCCTGGGTCTGCGGAGCCCCCGCCCACGACCCCGACTTCGGCGTCGCCGACCTCTACGTGCTGCTGTCGCTGCGCCGGACCGACCCCCGCTACCTGCGTCACTTCCTCTCGCTCGTCCCGGCCTCGTGAACGGCGCGGTCCCGCTCCCGTCGCCGTGGCTGCCCACGGCGCCGTGCACCCCGGGCCGCCCCTGCGCGGCCCACCCGGACCCCGCCCCCGCCGCCTTCCGGCCCGCGCCCGCCCCGCTGGCCTGCGCCCGCCTGGCGGCCGGGCTCGCGACCGTGCTCCTCGGGGTGCTCCTCCTCCCGGCGGCGGGCCTGCTGCCCGCCGCCGGCAGGCTCGCCCTCGTACGGCTCTGGGCGCGGACGGTCGTCCGCGCCTTCGGCGTCCGGCCGGCCGTCACCGGAGCCCACCGCGCCGGCGCCGGGCCCGCCCTCGTGGTCGCCAACCACGTGTCCTGGCTGGACATCCCCCTCGTCGCCGCCGTCCTGCCCGGCCGGATGGTCGCCAAGCGGGAGGTGCGCGACTGGCCGGTGCTCGGGGCCCTCGCCGCTCTCGGCGGCACCCTCTTCCTCGACCGCGACGGGCTACGCCGGCTGCCCGGCGCCGTGCGCGGGGTCGCGGGGGCGCTGGCGGCGGGCGGCCGGGTGACCGCCTTCCCCGAGGGCTCCACCTGGTGCGGCCGGGCCGGCGGGCGGTTCCGCCCGGCCCTCTTCCAGGCCGCCGTGGACACGGGCGCCGACGTCCAGCCGGTGCGGATCGACTACCGGCCGCACGGGGCCGCGGCGTACGTGGGGGAGGACCCGCTGGGCGCCTCGCTGTGGCGGGTGGTGCGGACGCCGGGACTGACCGCCTGCGTTCGGATACTGGATCCGATATCCGTGATCCAGTATCCGGACCGCAGGCTCCTCGCCGCCGCGGCCCAGCGCGCCGTCCACTCCTCGGCAGCCCCGCCCCCGCGCACCGCCCCGCTCCCCGCCGTCCCCCGGCAGCCTGCCGCGGCCGGCTACCGCGCCGTCGCCAGTGACAACGCGAACCGGCCCTCCCCGTCCGTCCACCACCGCGACAGCTCGAACCCGGCCTCCGCCAGCTCCGCCCGCACCCCCTCCTGACGGAACTTCGCCGACACCTCCGTCCGCAGCTCCTCACCCGCCTCGAACGGCACCACCAGATCGAGGTCCGGGATCTTCACGGTCAGCGCGTGCCGGGCCCGCAGCCGCATCTCGATCCACTCCCGCTCCCGGTCCCACCGGGCCACGTGGTCGAAGTCGGCCGGATCCGCGTCCGCGCCCAGCTCCCGGTCGATCACGGCCAGCACGTTCTTGTTGAACTCCGCCGTCACCCCGGCCGCGTCGTCGTACGCGGCCACCAGGGTCGACTCGTCCTTCACCAGGTCCGTGCCGAGCAGGAAACCGTCACCGGGCGCCGTCATCGACCGGACCGACCGCAGGAACGCCCGCCGCTCGTCCGGCAGCAGATTGCCGATCGTCCCGCCCAGGAACGCGACCAGCCGCGGCCCCGGCGTCTCCGGCAGCGTCATGCCCCGGGTGAAGTCGGCGACCAGGGCGTGCACCCGCAGCTCCGGCCGGTCGGCCAGCAGCGCCTCCGCCGCCCCCGTCAGCGCCGACTCGCTCACGTCCACCGGCACGTACGCGGCGAGGCCCGGCCGCAGCGCGTCGATCAGGAACCGGGTCTTCTCCGACGACCCCGACCCCAGCTCCACCAGCGTCCGGGCCCCGGTCGCCGCCGCGATCTCCGGGGCCCGGGCGACCAGGATCTCCCGCTCCGCCCGCGTCGGGTAGTACTCGGGCAGCCGGGTGATCTCGTCGAACAGCTCGCTGCCCCGCGCGTCGTAGAACCACTTCGGCGGCAGCTCCTTCGGCGAGCGGGTCAGCCCCTTCAGCACGTCGGCGCGCAGATCGGCGGCGGCCGCGTCCGGGGCGAGGGTGCGGGTCAGCTGGAACGTGCTCACGCGGCGAACTCCTTGAGCGGGGTGAGGACGACGTCGGCCCGGGAGGCGGTGACGAGCGTCTGCTCGGGCACCTCCCGCCAGCCCGGATCGTCGTCGTACGGTTCGGAGGCCACGGCCACCCGGCCGCGACCGTGAAGGCACCACAGACTGTTCCCCCAGGCCGTCGCCGCGATCCGGTCGCCGTCGGTGAGCAGCAGGTTGAGCCGCGCGTCCGGAGCGGCCTCGGCCGCCGCCAGGACCGTCCCGGCGAGCGCGTCACCGGGCGGCTGACCGGCCCGCAGCCGGTGCAGCACCAGCGCCCACAACAGCGCCGAGTCGGTCCGCGCCTCCAGTTCGAGCAGCTCGGCCGGCGTCAGGCCGGCGGCCAGCGGCGTCAGCGCCCCCGGCCAGCCGGGAACGGCTCCGTTGTGGCTGAAGAGCCACGGCCCGGAACCGAACGGCGCCGCCGCGGCCTCCCCGTCCGCGCCCGGCAGCGTCGCCCCCCGCACCGCGCCGAGCAGCGCCCGGCTCCGCACCACCCGGGCGAGGTCCGCGAAGGAGAGGTCGCCCCAGATGGGGCCGGTGCGCCGGTACCGGGCCGGGACCGGGTCGCCGTCCGCGTACCAGCCGACGCCGAAGCCGTCCGCGTTCACCACCCCGCTGACCTGCGTGCGCGGCGCCCACGCCTGGCGCACCAGCGCGTGCGGCGGCCGCAGGAGCAGCTCGCCGAGCGCCACCGGCTCGCCGAGGTAGGCGATGTGGCGGCACATCAGTCCAGCTCCGCGGAGCGGGCGGTGCGGAAGCCGGCGAAGATCTGCCGCCGCACCGGATAGTCCCAGTTGCGGAAGGTGCCCCGGCAGGCCACCGCGTCCACGGCGAACGAACCGCCGCGCAGCACCTTGTACTCCGGGCCGAAGAACACCTCCGAGTACTCCTTGTACGGGAAGGCGCGGAAGCCCGGGTACGGCAGGAAGTCGCTCGCCGTCCACTCCCACACGTCCCCGATCAGCTGCCGCACCCCCAGCGGCGAGGCGCCCGCCGGGTAGCTCCCCGCCCGCGCGGGCCGCAGGTGCCGCTGGCCCAGATTGGCGTGGTCCGGGCCCGGATCGGCGTCGCCCCACGGATAGCGGCGGGAGCGGCCGCTCACCGGGTCGTGCCGCGCCGCCTTCTCCCACTCCGCCTCCGTCGGCAGCCGCCGGCCCGCCCAGCGGGCGTAGGCGTCCGCCTCGTACCAGCTGACGTGGACGACGGGCTCGTCCTCCGGCACCGGCTCGGTCACCCCGAACCGGCGGCGCAGCCACTGCCCGGCCTCCTGCCGCCAGAACAGCGGTGCCACGACGCCGTGTTCACGGATCTGGGCCCAGCCGTCCGGATGCCACCACCGCCGGTCGGTGTAGCCGCCGTCCGCCATGAAGGCCAGATAGGCGCCGTTGGTGACCGGCACGGTGTCGATGTGGAAGGCGGCCACCGTACGGGTGTGCGCGGGGCGCTCGTTGTCGAGCGCCCACGGCTCGTCCGAGGTGCCCATCGTGAACGGCCCGCCGGGTACCAGGACCTCCTCCGGCAGCGGGCCGGAAGGGTGGACCGGCGGTGGGGGAGCGGTCAGCGCGGCCGGCCCCCTCCGCAACTGATGGGTGATCAGCATGGTCTCGTCGTGCTGCTGTTCGTGCTGGGCGATCATGCCGAAGGCGAAGCCCGCGTCGAGCAGCGGCCGCCCCTCCATCCGGGCACCGGCCAGCACGTCCAGCACCCGGGTCCGCACGTCGGCGGCGTAGGCCCGGGCCTCCCCGGGCGACAGCAGGGGCAGCGAGGGGCGCTCGGAACGCGGATGGGCGAAGGCGTCGTACAGCGGGTCGATCTCCGGGCGCAGCGCCTCCCGGCCCGCGACCTCCCGCCACAGCCACAGCTCCTCCTGGTTCCCGATGTGGGCCAGGTCCCACACCAGCGGGGACATCAACGGCGAGTGCTGGGCCGTGAGTTCCCCGTCGTCCACGCTGTCGGTGAGGAGCCGGGTGCGCTCCCGGGCCCTGTTGAGCGCGGCCAGCGCGCGGGTCCGCAGCGCCTCCGCGTCGGCCGCCGTGCCCGCGCCGTTCGTCGTCGTGTCGGTCGTTCCGGTCATGACGTCATCACCTGGAGTTCGTCGGCCGGGCAGCCCCCGGGATCCACGTACCGTTCCTGGAAGGCGTCCACGGCCCGTCGCACCCGCTCGGTCGCGCCGATCCGGCGCAGCGCGGGCCGGGCGGCCGCGAAGGCGTCGAGGGCGACCGCGTGCAGGGCCGGATCGGCGAGCCCGTCGCGGGCCGCGCGCCGCCACAGCGGGTTGCGGGGCGCCGGATCCGCGCCGGCCAGCGCCGCCAGCGGCCGTACCGCCCGGTACACCGACTCCGCCGCCTCCGCGTCCTCGAAGACCGCCGTGGTCAGCGCCACCGGCACCATCCAGCCGTCCGCGCCCGGCTGCGCGTCGATCATCCGCAGCTCCAGATGGCCGCGCGGCCGGACCGGCGGGAAGAGCGTCGTCAGGTGGTAGCGCAGGTCGTCGGCGTCGGCCGGCCGCGGCCCGCCGGTCCGCAGCCACTCCCGGAAGGTCAGCCCCTCCGGCACCAGCCACGGGCCCTCCTCCGCGCGGACGCAGAGCACCGGCGTGTCCAGGACGTGCGCGGTCCACTCGGCGCGCGGCTCGCCGTCCGCCGGCGGCGCGAGACTCCGCCGCGGATCGAGGTCCGCCCACAGCGACTGCCGGGTGGAGCGCCAGCCGGTGCGGTGCCCGCCGTGCTGCGGGGAGTTGGCGAAGACCGCCACCAGCACCGCGCCGAACAGGTGCGCCAGCTCCCAGCGGCGCAGATAGCCCAGCGGGCCCGGCTCCTCGTGGCCGGCGTCCAGGCAGACCTGGACCGAGGCCGACTCGCACATCATCGCCCGGCCCGCCGGGCCCGTCCGGGCGAGCGCGGTCTCCATCGCGTCGTACCGCGGCTCGCGCAGCACCCGCTCGCGCGGCGCGTGCCAGGGGTCGACCCCGTAGCCGCTCAGCGTCAGGCCGAGCGGGCCCAGCGCCGACCGCACCGCCGCCAGGTCGGAGGCGAGCGAG
The Streptomyces roseofulvus genome window above contains:
- a CDS encoding dodecin, which translates into the protein MSNHTYRVTEIVGTSTEGVDQAIRNGIERASQTLRGLDWFEVTQVRGHLVDGRIEHYQVGLKVGFRLDDAA
- a CDS encoding GNAT family N-acetyltransferase, which translates into the protein MPALSPALADSAAPAVPVPAGIDPVAVPARSGPAGGAPSGPRYLVGLARDQEDVRAAQRLRHLVFAGEMGARLDGPKPGLDTDAFDAYCDHLLVREESTGEIVGTYRILPPERAAVAGRLYAETEFDLTRLAPVRHDLVEVGRSCVHPAHRNGAVIALIWAGLARYMTRTGHEWLAGCCSIPLADGGTLAAATWDTVRAKHLAPEEYWVTPHRLWNSDGVRRPEGRTELPALLRGYLRLGAWVCGAPAHDPDFGVADLYVLLSLRRTDPRYLRHFLSLVPAS
- a CDS encoding lysophospholipid acyltransferase family protein, whose amino-acid sequence is MNGAVPLPSPWLPTAPCTPGRPCAAHPDPAPAAFRPAPAPLACARLAAGLATVLLGVLLLPAAGLLPAAGRLALVRLWARTVVRAFGVRPAVTGAHRAGAGPALVVANHVSWLDIPLVAAVLPGRMVAKREVRDWPVLGALAALGGTLFLDRDGLRRLPGAVRGVAGALAAGGRVTAFPEGSTWCGRAGGRFRPALFQAAVDTGADVQPVRIDYRPHGAAAYVGEDPLGASLWRVVRTPGLTACVRILDPISVIQYPDRRLLAAAAQRAVHSSAAPPPRTAPLPAVPRQPAAAGYRAVASDNANRPSPSVHHRDSSNPASASSARTPS
- the egtC gene encoding ergothioneine biosynthesis protein EgtC, which gives rise to MCRHIAYLGEPVALGELLLRPPHALVRQAWAPRTQVSGVVNADGFGVGWYADGDPVPARYRRTGPIWGDLSFADLARVVRSRALLGAVRGATLPGADGEAAAAPFGSGPWLFSHNGAVPGWPGALTPLAAGLTPAELLELEARTDSALLWALVLHRLRAGQPPGDALAGTVLAAAEAAPDARLNLLLTDGDRIAATAWGNSLWCLHGRGRVAVASEPYDDDPGWREVPEQTLVTASRADVVLTPLKEFAA
- the egtD gene encoding L-histidine N(alpha)-methyltransferase; this translates as MSTFQLTRTLAPDAAAADLRADVLKGLTRSPKELPPKWFYDARGSELFDEITRLPEYYPTRAEREILVARAPEIAAATGARTLVELGSGSSEKTRFLIDALRPGLAAYVPVDVSESALTGAAEALLADRPELRVHALVADFTRGMTLPETPGPRLVAFLGGTIGNLLPDERRAFLRSVRSMTAPGDGFLLGTDLVKDESTLVAAYDDAAGVTAEFNKNVLAVIDRELGADADPADFDHVARWDREREWIEMRLRARHALTVKIPDLDLVVPFEAGEELRTEVSAKFRQEGVRAELAEAGFELSRWWTDGEGRFALSLATAR
- the egtA gene encoding ergothioneine biosynthesis glutamate--cysteine ligase EgtA, whose amino-acid sequence is MAPSGTPRGGPPLTEEAAEDLLRCICFKTGPPRTVGAELEWLVHDLRDPREPVRPTRLATALDTVRSLPLVSALTFEPGGQLELSSRPAGSLMECLDSLASDLAAVRSALGPLGLTLSGYGVDPWHAPRERVLREPRYDAMETALARTGPAGRAMMCESASVQVCLDAGHEEPGPLGYLRRWELAHLFGAVLVAVFANSPQHGGHRTGWRSTRQSLWADLDPRRSLAPPADGEPRAEWTAHVLDTPVLCVRAEEGPWLVPEGLTFREWLRTGGPRPADADDLRYHLTTLFPPVRPRGHLELRMIDAQPGADGWMVPVALTTAVFEDAEAAESVYRAVRPLAALAGADPAPRNPLWRRAARDGLADPALHAVALDAFAAARPALRRIGATERVRRAVDAFQERYVDPGGCPADELQVMTS
- a CDS encoding extracellular solute-binding protein codes for the protein MKNRLLACPLAAATALALAGCGLLPGTGGQTRTVDIWLMRDSVSDDFLNRFTEAYEDEHGDVELNVTIQDWTGIGKKVIEAIKGGGGPDLIEVGNTQVAQYADTDRLFDLTLESVRDLGGEDWLPGLAEPGSVGGSQYGIPWYAANRIVIYNKDLFAAAGVDGPPATRAEWLDVTEKLNRQGSQGIYLAGQDWYTLAGFIWDEGGELAVDDGGVWTGTLDSPAALRGMDFYKELQSLGSGPKDADEQNPPQAEVFARGDVAQIVAVPSAVAAILKANPALEGKLGYFPIPGKKAGTPCAVFTGGSDLIIPENAPDRAAALDVVKALAGEKWQTELARAMGYVPNKKSLASVVSGQEATAAMAAGAANGRATPNSPQWASVEGDNPIKPFMTAVLEGENAEKAARAASEAITDTLAE
- the egtB gene encoding ergothioneine biosynthesis protein EgtB — encoded protein: MTGTTDTTTNGAGTAADAEALRTRALAALNRARERTRLLTDSVDDGELTAQHSPLMSPLVWDLAHIGNQEELWLWREVAGREALRPEIDPLYDAFAHPRSERPSLPLLSPGEARAYAADVRTRVLDVLAGARMEGRPLLDAGFAFGMIAQHEQQHDETMLITHQLRRGPAALTAPPPPVHPSGPLPEEVLVPGGPFTMGTSDEPWALDNERPAHTRTVAAFHIDTVPVTNGAYLAFMADGGYTDRRWWHPDGWAQIREHGVVAPLFWRQEAGQWLRRRFGVTEPVPEDEPVVHVSWYEADAYARWAGRRLPTEAEWEKAARHDPVSGRSRRYPWGDADPGPDHANLGQRHLRPARAGSYPAGASPLGVRQLIGDVWEWTASDFLPYPGFRAFPYKEYSEVFFGPEYKVLRGGSFAVDAVACRGTFRNWDYPVRRQIFAGFRTARSAELD